A stretch of DNA from Rathayibacter sp. VKM Ac-2762:
GAAGCGGGATCGAGATCGAAGTCCTCGTCGGCGACGATCATGTCGACGTCGCGCAGCTCGCCCAGCTCGCGCAGCTCCAGCGGCGTGAACTTCACCTGAGCGGGACCGCGGCGCCCGAAGACGTGCACGTCGGTGACGGGAGAAGCCTTCAGCCCCTCGTAGACGTTCGGCGGGACCTCGGTGGGCAGGAGGTCCTCGGCGTGCTTCGCCAGCATCCGCGAGACGTCGAGCGCCACGTTGCCGTTGCCGATGACGGCGACGGAGGACGCCTCCAGCGGCCAGGTGCGCGACACGTCGGGGTGGCCGTCGAACCAGCTGACGAAGTCGGCCGCACCGTAGGAGCCCTCGAGCTCGACACCCGGGACGTCGAGCGGAGCGTCCCGGACGGCGCCGGTCGCGAAGATCACGGCGTGGTAGTGCCGCTTGAGATCCTCGAGCGTGATGTCGGTCCCGAAGTGCACGTTGCCGAAGATGCGGATGTCGCCCCGGTCGAGCACCTCCCGCAGCGCGGTGATGATCCCCTTGATGCGCGGGTGATCGGGCGCCACGCCGTAGCGGACCAGGCCGTAGGGCGCGGGCAGGTGCTCGAACAGATCGATCGAGACGTCGTACTTCTTCTCGGCCTTGATCATGAGGTCGGCGGCGTAGATGCCCGCGGGACCCGCGCCGACGATGGCCAGCCTGAGCTTGGTCATTGCGTTCCTCCTGCCGGGGCGCCGCAGCGCACAACCGGTCTCATTCCTGCGGCGCAGGGCGCGCCGCGACGATCGGGGTCAGCCGTTGCGCTCGACGACGGTGTCGGCGAAGCGCGTCAGCGCCTTGCGGACGGAGCCGTCGGGCAGCGGAGCGAGGGCGGCGACGGCCTCGTCGGCCCACCGGTGGGCCTCGGCGAGGGTCTGCGCGGTGACGTCGTGATCGCGCAGCTGAGCGATGGCGTCCGAGATGTCGGCGCTCTGCTCCTCCGTGTGCGCGATGGCGTCGTTCGAGCGGCTCACATAGCTCTCGATGCGGGCGAGGAGAGCCGCGGCGTCCCTGTCCGAGGAGGCGCGCTCGCGCAGGCGCAGGATCGGCAGCGTCGACACGCCGGCGCGGATGTCCGTGCCGGGGTTCTTGCCGGTCTCCTCCGGCTGGGGAGAGAGGTCGATGACGTCGTCGACGATCTGGAAGGCGACGCCGATCTTCTCGCCGAAGACGCGCATGGCCTCCTCGTACTCCTCCGGAGCCTCCGAGAACGCGACTCCCGTGCGGCCCGCCGCGGCGATCAGAGACCCGGTCTTGTCGGCCAGGACGGACAGGTAGTGCTCGACCGGGTCCTCGCCGTCGGTCGGGCCGACCGTCTCGTGCAGCTGCCCGAGGACGAGCCGCTCGAACGTGTCGGCCTGGAGCCGGATCGCCTTGTCGCCGAGCTCGACCATCAGCTGGTTCGCGCGGGCGAAGAGCAGATCGCCCGTCAGAATGGCCACGTTGTTGCCCCACACGGTCTGCGCCGACGGGACGCCGCGGCGCTTCTCCGCCTCGTCCATGACGTCGTCGTGGTAGAGCGATGCGAGATGCGTGATCTCGATCGCCTGCGCACCGAGCAGGACCTGCGGCGTGTTGCCGCGGCCCAGCGACGCGGCCAGGAGGGTGAGCATCGGGCGCACGCGCTTGCCGCCCGCCTCGAGGAGGTACCGGGTGGAGACGTCGGCCACGGCGTCCGCGAAGGACAGCTGCCGGACGAGACCCTCCTCGACCTGCTCCAGACCCGCGTCGATCGTGCGGGCGAGAGCCCGGTCCGACGAGGAGGAGAAGATGCGCTCGGAGAGGCCGAGCTGCGCCGTCAGAGACGGGCTGCGACGGGCGACGGGCGCAGTGGCGTTCACAGGGAAACCCTAACGTCTCGGCCTGTGCGGACCCCGGTCGTCATCGGGTCGCCGCGATCGGCTTGACGCCGCGGTGCAGCGCCACGATGCCCGCGGTCAGATCGCGGTAGGCCACGCGCTCGAAGCCCGCCGCGCGGAGCCAGGCGGCGACGACGCTCTGCTCCGGCCAGGCCCGGATGGAATCGCCGAGATAGTCGTACGCAGGATTGTTCGACGACGCGAGGCGCACGACGGCGGGCATGACCGTCGACAGGTAGAAGTCGTACGCGGCGGCCAGCGGAGCGATCGGCGGAGTCGAGAACTCGCAGATCACGACCCGGCCGCCGGGCTTCAGCACACGCAGGAACTCGGCGAGCGCCGTCC
This window harbors:
- a CDS encoding FAD-dependent oxidoreductase, producing the protein MTKLRLAIVGAGPAGIYAADLMIKAEKKYDVSIDLFEHLPAPYGLVRYGVAPDHPRIKGIITALREVLDRGDIRIFGNVHFGTDITLEDLKRHYHAVIFATGAVRDAPLDVPGVELEGSYGAADFVSWFDGHPDVSRTWPLEASSVAVIGNGNVALDVSRMLAKHAEDLLPTEVPPNVYEGLKASPVTDVHVFGRRGPAQVKFTPLELRELGELRDVDMIVADEDFDLDPASEAAIATNKQVMVINRVLNQWRTREVGSASRRLHLHFWAKPLEFVDDGSGRVGAIRYERTEPDGEGGVRGTGEIREVPVQAVYRAVGYFGSPLDGLPFDEMRGVIPNREGQVLDDEDQQVHGVYATGWIKRGPVGLIGHTKSDAMETVAHVLNDQASWWTPEHPEEAAVVALLEEREIAYTDLDGWHRLDEHEMALGEPEGRARVKVVPREDMIAISRAEPVAL
- a CDS encoding polyprenyl synthetase family protein, which translates into the protein MNATAPVARRSPSLTAQLGLSERIFSSSSDRALARTIDAGLEQVEEGLVRQLSFADAVADVSTRYLLEAGGKRVRPMLTLLAASLGRGNTPQVLLGAQAIEITHLASLYHDDVMDEAEKRRGVPSAQTVWGNNVAILTGDLLFARANQLMVELGDKAIRLQADTFERLVLGQLHETVGPTDGEDPVEHYLSVLADKTGSLIAAAGRTGVAFSEAPEEYEEAMRVFGEKIGVAFQIVDDVIDLSPQPEETGKNPGTDIRAGVSTLPILRLRERASSDRDAAALLARIESYVSRSNDAIAHTEEQSADISDAIAQLRDHDVTAQTLAEAHRWADEAVAALAPLPDGSVRKALTRFADTVVERNG